Genomic DNA from Segatella copri:
AGGCATTAAGCAGGCATTGCAAGGTAAGGTTTATAACCTTCAGGGCCAGTGTGTAGGTTCTTCCCTCCAGGGTTTATCTAAGGGTGTTTATATTATTAATGGTAAGAAAGTAATCATCAAATAAAATAAGGAGGATTGAACAATGAAGAAAATGGTATTTACTTTGGCTCTCCTCCTGATGAGCTTGAGTGCAGCTTTGGCACAGACAGGGACATTTAAGATTACCCATGCCGTGGCTCGTAACAGCAAGGTGAACCAGATGTATGTTACCACCAAGTCGGGTGATGTGAAGTATTATAATACTGCAGATTTGACAAGTGTGAAGTTCGAAGGTGATAAGGCAATCATCGCACCTAAATCAGGTTCAGAGAATGATGAGTATGATGCTTCTGTTCAGAAAATCAGTTTCGCAAAGAAAGTAGAGCAGGGCGAAAGTGGTGATATTGAAAATCCTGCAGGTGTGATTCAGATTACTGAGGCAAAGGGCTGGCAGGAGTCTGCTTACCTGAAGTGGGCTCCATTCGAGGGCGCTTCTTCTTATAATGTATATGTAGATGACAAGAAGATTGATGCTCAGCTGGTTCGTCAGTATGCTTCTTACTATCGTGCTGATGTTCTCGGTTTGAAGGCTGGTACTTATTCTGTAAAGGTTGTTCCTGTAAATGCTGAAGGTACAGAGATTACTGGTGCCAATACAGCTTCTAACTTGGTAGTAAAGAGTTTCAACCGTGAGGGCTTTGCTCATTTCAAGTATGATGGTGTAGGTGCTTATAATAATGATGGTACTTTGAAGGCTGGTGCTAAGGTTCTGTATATTACAGCCAAGACCGCTAAGACAGTTTCTACAACCGTCAATACAGGTAAGTCAGAGACTATTACTGGTCTTCAGTCTATTATTGATGCTTATTCTAAAGGTAAGGATAAAACTCCTATCGCATTCCGTATCATTGGTAAGGTTAGTCTTTCTGATTTGGATCACATTTCAAGTTCTGCAGAGGGATTGCAGGTTAAGGGAGCTACTATGAATATGACATTCGAAGGTGTAGGTGATGATGCTACCGTATATGGCTTCGGCTTCTTGCTTAGAGAGGCAGTGAGTGTAGAGTTCCGTAACTTTGCTATCATGCGTTGCCTGGATGATGCTATGTCTCTTGATACCAAAAACTCTAATGTGTGGATTCACAACATGGATCTCTTCTATGGTAAAAAGGGTAGTGCTGCCGACCAGGCTAAGGGTGACGGTACGGTAGATATCAAGGGCGATTCTAAGTATGTTACTGTAGCTTACAACCGCTTCTGGGATAATGGTAAGGCTTCTATGTGTGGTATGAAGAGTGAAACTGGTGAAAACTGGATTACTTATCATCACAACTGGTTCGACCATTCAGACTCTCGTATGGCTCGCGTTCGTACCATGAGTGTTCACATGTACAACAACTACTATCAGCATAATGATGTTTATGGTATTGGTGCAACAAAGGGTTCAAGTGTATTCATGGAGTCTAATTACTTTGATGCTGTTAAGCGTCCTATCATGAGCTCTAAGCAAGGAACTGATGCTATGGGTGATGGTACTTTCTCTGGTGAGGATGGTGGTCTGATTAAAGCGTACGGCAATGTATTTGCCAACAAGCCTGATAACTTCAGCTATATCACATACGCAAACAATAATACAAGTTTTGATGCTTACGAGGTTTCTGCCCCAAGTGAGCAGGTTCCTTCAAGCGTAAAGACTTTGGTAGGTGGTACTTCTTACAACAATTTCGATACCAACTCAAGCCTCATGTATGCATACGCTGCAGATAAGGCAGAAGATGTTCCTGCTATTGTAGAAGGCTTCTATGGCGCAGGTCGTTTGAATCATGGTGATATTGATTTCGTTATTCCTGATGAGACAGTCGTAACAAACGGTCACCAGCAGCCATTGCCTGCTTTGGCAAGCATTCTTGATGCTTATACTTCTGGTGTTGTTAAAGTGTTCGGTGAGAGCAATGCAACTGGCGAAGGTGGTTCTACAGAAGGTGGCGAAACAGGTGGTTCTGGCGAAGGTTCTGGTTCTGGTGAAGGTGGTAGCACAGGCGGCTCTACTGGTGGTACAGAAGGTGGTAGCACAGTAACTCCTATTGAGGGTACTGTAACATGCAGCTTTACTGTGAACGGAAAAGAGGCTGTTCCTTCTAATAGTGCATTTCTTTTGACAGGTTCAGCTAAGAGTGTAAAAGCAGAAGAAACTGTTATCGAAGGTACTACTTATTCTGCAAGTCTTAAGATGGAGTCTAATACTGAAGTTTCTTTCACCACATCTCAGAAGATGACTCTGTATGTATATTATGGTACTTCTGGTACAAAAACTAATGTAAAGGTAGATGGCGTAAAGCAGACAGGAGCTCCTACAACAGTTGTGCTTGAGGCAGGTGCTCATAAGATTACAAAGGGTGATACAACTACAATCGCTCTCATCAAACTTGTACCTGTAACAGAATAATAAACATGTTTTTCCCAATGAGGGAAGGAAATATAACGTGAAACAAACTAAGGGCTGTCTTTTCATGATGAGGACAGCCCTTTTTTCTCAAAGAAATAAATTAAATAACAACTAATCCTATAATGAAACAAATAAACTCTACTTTTTCAGCACAGCTTAAGGCTGTTTGTCGTAAAACTCTCTTGGCTTCTGCTTTCTTCTGTGGATTCTCTATGATGGCAAATGCACAGACCCAGGATGGTCGTGACTTCTCTATAGATGGCTTTGCTGCCTATGAAGGCGTTCCTGGTACTAACTGGTTTCGTGCCGGAGGAACTACCGGCGGTGCCGGTGGCAAGGTGGTGAAGGCTGATAACTTCTCTCAGTTGCAGGCTTATCTCCAGGCAACAGATCCATATATCGTTATCGTTGACCATGATATTACTACAGGTATCAAGTGTTATGTGGATGATTTGAGTACCGGTCGTTTGCTTGACGACCAGAGTGGTAAGTCTGGCGTGGAGTCTGTCTATGGCGAGCGCATTATGGTTGCTCCTAATAAGACTTTGATTGGCGTGGTGAACCCAACAACAGGTGAGGCACCTCTCTTTTCTCATATCACCTTCGTGATGCAGTCGGTTGATAACATCATTATCCGTAACTGCCGTTTCACCATGAAGGGCGTTCCTGTGCTCAGAACAGGTGAGAATAAGATTGTGGCTTGGCGTAATGGAGCACAGGTAGAAGTAGGCGACCCTGACTGCATCGGAATCCAGGCAGATAAGGTAAGTGCCAAGACCAATTGGGGTGGACATATCTGGATAGACCATTGTGAATTCTTCAATGGTGGTGCAGCCAATAAAGACCGCTATGATGGTTTGCTCGACTGCAAGAATAATGTGCAGTGGATGACATTCAGCTATAATTATTTCCACGATCATGACAAGAGCTGTTTGTGGGGTAAGGGTGATTCAGATGTTTATGATAACTGCCGTACCATCTCTTTCCATCATAATTTCTTTGATCAGATCGAAGGCTCCCGTCTTCCTCTCCAGCGTGGTGGTCATGTACATTATTATAATAACTATATGCGTGGTTGCGAGGATGGCTGGGATATCCGTACAGGAGCTGTGGCATATGAAGAAGGTTGCTATTTCGAAGATACGAAGTCGCCTATCCGCTCAGATAGAGGTGGTAGCTTGAATATCTCTAAGGCTGAAGGCTATGATTGTATCTACAAGGGCTGTAACAACTTGATGGAAGGTTATACCAATATTGATGGCGCTAAGATTAGCAAGTCTCTTCCTGTAACCAAGACAGATTGGGTTCCTACTCAAACCACATCCTCTTACACCCAGCATTATCTCGACAAGACAGTGGATGTTCCTACCATCTGTGAAAAG
This window encodes:
- a CDS encoding pectate lyase, with translation MKKMVFTLALLLMSLSAALAQTGTFKITHAVARNSKVNQMYVTTKSGDVKYYNTADLTSVKFEGDKAIIAPKSGSENDEYDASVQKISFAKKVEQGESGDIENPAGVIQITEAKGWQESAYLKWAPFEGASSYNVYVDDKKIDAQLVRQYASYYRADVLGLKAGTYSVKVVPVNAEGTEITGANTASNLVVKSFNREGFAHFKYDGVGAYNNDGTLKAGAKVLYITAKTAKTVSTTVNTGKSETITGLQSIIDAYSKGKDKTPIAFRIIGKVSLSDLDHISSSAEGLQVKGATMNMTFEGVGDDATVYGFGFLLREAVSVEFRNFAIMRCLDDAMSLDTKNSNVWIHNMDLFYGKKGSAADQAKGDGTVDIKGDSKYVTVAYNRFWDNGKASMCGMKSETGENWITYHHNWFDHSDSRMARVRTMSVHMYNNYYQHNDVYGIGATKGSSVFMESNYFDAVKRPIMSSKQGTDAMGDGTFSGEDGGLIKAYGNVFANKPDNFSYITYANNNTSFDAYEVSAPSEQVPSSVKTLVGGTSYNNFDTNSSLMYAYAADKAEDVPAIVEGFYGAGRLNHGDIDFVIPDETVVTNGHQQPLPALASILDAYTSGVVKVFGESNATGEGGSTEGGETGGSGEGSGSGEGGSTGGSTGGTEGGSTVTPIEGTVTCSFTVNGKEAVPSNSAFLLTGSAKSVKAEETVIEGTTYSASLKMESNTEVSFTTSQKMTLYVYYGTSGTKTNVKVDGVKQTGAPTTVVLEAGAHKITKGDTTTIALIKLVPVTE
- a CDS encoding polysaccharide lyase family 1 protein, whose amino-acid sequence is MKQINSTFSAQLKAVCRKTLLASAFFCGFSMMANAQTQDGRDFSIDGFAAYEGVPGTNWFRAGGTTGGAGGKVVKADNFSQLQAYLQATDPYIVIVDHDITTGIKCYVDDLSTGRLLDDQSGKSGVESVYGERIMVAPNKTLIGVVNPTTGEAPLFSHITFVMQSVDNIIIRNCRFTMKGVPVLRTGENKIVAWRNGAQVEVGDPDCIGIQADKVSAKTNWGGHIWIDHCEFFNGGAANKDRYDGLLDCKNNVQWMTFSYNYFHDHDKSCLWGKGDSDVYDNCRTISFHHNFFDQIEGSRLPLQRGGHVHYYNNYMRGCEDGWDIRTGAVAYEEGCYFEDTKSPIRSDRGGSLNISKAEGYDCIYKGCNNLMEGYTNIDGAKISKSLPVTKTDWVPTQTTSSYTQHYLDKTVDVPTICEKYSGAGKVEIWKAYTSSLPTVDMSELDHAIKNYSTAKTYDAEGKVLTSATTGISHTDMLAETGSSRIEYYDLAGSRLSAPQKGINIVKKVNHDGHVSVKKVIF